A DNA window from Candidatus Eremiobacteraceae bacterium contains the following coding sequences:
- a CDS encoding YbhB/YbcL family Raf kinase inhibitor-like protein: MSLPTLPLLVLIANIANLITSVSPTTAGGLSTFTLSSATFADNTRVPQSIVFNGVAGNKCTGGNESPQLSWANPPRGTKSFAVLMFDVSASFTHWGMYNIAPTTFSLNADAGIASSKYGAQIINDFHVAARYDGPCPRPGIVHHYVITAYALDERLTLPSQPSFQPKAETLFNAMLGHVLGSASITGLYST, translated from the coding sequence ATGTCGCTGCCGACCTTGCCGCTTTTGGTCCTCATCGCGAACATCGCGAACCTGATCACATCCGTCAGCCCAACCACAGCGGGTGGACTCTCAACGTTCACCCTGAGCAGCGCGACGTTTGCAGACAACACAAGAGTGCCACAAAGCATCGTGTTCAATGGGGTCGCGGGGAATAAGTGCACTGGTGGGAATGAATCGCCACAGCTTTCATGGGCCAACCCGCCGCGGGGTACGAAAAGCTTCGCCGTGTTGATGTTTGACGTGTCTGCGAGTTTTACGCACTGGGGGATGTACAACATCGCACCAACGACTTTCAGCTTGAATGCCGATGCAGGAATCGCCAGCAGCAAGTATGGAGCGCAAATAATAAATGACTTTCATGTCGCGGCACGCTACGACGGCCCATGCCCCCGGCCCGGAATCGTCCATCACTACGTGATTACCGCGTATGCCCTTGACGAGCGATTGACCCTGCCATCGCAACCTAGCTTCCAACCAAAGGCGGAAACTTTGTTTAATGCGATGCTGGGCCACGTGCTTGGGAGCGCGAGTATCACGGGCCTGTACTCGACGTAG